One Aquisalimonas asiatica DNA window includes the following coding sequences:
- a CDS encoding gamma-glutamylcyclotransferase family protein, whose translation MADWRHYFAYGSNMLPARLLERTPSAHWLGVGRLPGYRLHFNHVSRADGTAKCNIERCDAADAAVWGVVYAVHREEQPVLDRAEDLGTGYLIEPRLVHCQGGWQETFCYIAVPGTTDPAARPFRWYRDIVLAGARNHAFPAAYIDRIARERAVEDPNPRRAAHHQYLIDMSPD comes from the coding sequence ATGGCCGACTGGCGCCACTACTTTGCCTATGGTTCCAACATGCTGCCGGCGCGGTTGCTGGAGCGGACGCCCTCGGCGCACTGGCTGGGGGTGGGCCGTCTCCCGGGGTACCGCCTGCACTTCAACCACGTCAGTCGCGCCGACGGCACGGCCAAGTGCAACATCGAGCGTTGCGATGCCGCCGATGCCGCGGTATGGGGGGTCGTGTATGCCGTCCATCGGGAGGAGCAGCCGGTGCTGGACCGGGCCGAAGATCTCGGCACCGGTTACCTGATCGAGCCACGCCTGGTGCATTGCCAGGGCGGCTGGCAGGAGACGTTCTGCTACATTGCCGTGCCCGGCACGACGGATCCGGCCGCGCGACCGTTCCGCTGGTATCGCGATATCGTCCTCGCCGGGGCGCGGAACCATGCCTTTCCGGCGGCCTATATCGACCGGATCGCCCGGGAGAGGGCCGTTGAGGATCCGAACCCCCGACGGGCCGCCCACCACCAGTATCTGATCGACATGTCGCCTGATTGA
- a CDS encoding ABC transporter ATP-binding protein: MLVTNELHAYYGKSHVLRGVSMEVRAGEIVSLVGRNGVGRSTLCKSIMGLVPPVGDIHFDGRRVTGQPPHRIAHLGVGYVPEDRAIFPGLTVIENLELGVKRRSDAARWGYDEVFRRFPRLQERRDTPAEALSGGEQQMLTMARTLMGNPRCIMVDEPTEGLAPRVVAELAELLKEIAAEGIAVLLVEQKLSIAKQISHRMYVMGDGRIVFDGTPAQLEDSPDIRKEWLEV; encoded by the coding sequence ATGCTGGTCACCAACGAACTGCACGCCTACTACGGCAAGTCCCATGTGCTGCGTGGTGTCTCCATGGAAGTGCGCGCCGGCGAGATCGTCAGCCTCGTCGGTCGCAATGGCGTCGGGCGATCGACCCTGTGCAAGTCGATCATGGGCCTGGTTCCGCCTGTGGGTGACATCCACTTCGACGGGCGCCGCGTTACCGGTCAGCCGCCACACCGCATCGCGCATCTGGGTGTCGGCTACGTGCCGGAGGACCGGGCGATCTTCCCCGGGCTGACGGTGATCGAGAACCTGGAGCTCGGCGTCAAGCGACGCAGCGATGCCGCGCGCTGGGGGTACGATGAAGTCTTCAGGCGCTTCCCGCGCCTGCAGGAGCGGCGTGATACCCCGGCAGAGGCGCTCTCCGGCGGTGAACAGCAGATGCTGACCATGGCGCGCACGCTCATGGGCAATCCCCGGTGTATCATGGTGGACGAGCCCACCGAAGGGCTCGCCCCCCGCGTCGTTGCGGAGCTGGCGGAGCTCCTCAAGGAGATCGCCGCCGAGGGGATTGCCGTACTGCTGGTGGAGCAGAAGCTGAGCATCGCCAAGCAGATTTCCCACCGCATGTACGTGATGGGTGACGGCCGCATCGTGTTTGATGGAACACCCGCGCAACTGGAAGACAGCCCCGACATCCGCAAGGAGTGGCTGGAGGTGTAG
- a CDS encoding branched-chain amino acid ABC transporter permease, whose protein sequence is MNTTRAQSGTVAGELGTSVWLRRLWPWVLAAIIAMALPLMVTSNHGLTMISHMGVMIIFALSYNMLLGNTGLLSFGHAVYFGLGGYLAMHMLRYIEASGFGMPLELLPLVGAAGGLFFGLIFGSVSTRRAGVVFAMISLGIGEMVTASSLMFTGFFGGEAGLFGNREAPTSLFGIDYGPGRNVYYLVAAWVLISAVLMFLLRQTPLGWMANAVRDNPERAQFVGYSPTMVRFVQFVLAATFAGLAGGLFVIVDEIITDETVGMIQSGLVLLSAYIGGIGFFLGPVVGAVLVVFLESELSSVTDAWLLYFGLLFVAVVMFAPQGLFGVAYQQVMSWRAGEWAQSLHARLYATGTMLVFIIALIAVVEMAYHVLRHWNPQAPMPLFFFTIDATSVVPWLIAFAVMAGALAVFFLHARPVLRRALDSGEGA, encoded by the coding sequence ATGAATACGACACGAGCACAGAGCGGCACCGTGGCGGGCGAGCTGGGGACCAGCGTGTGGCTCCGGCGCCTGTGGCCCTGGGTGCTGGCCGCGATCATCGCCATGGCACTGCCATTGATGGTCACCTCCAATCACGGGCTGACCATGATCAGCCACATGGGCGTGATGATCATCTTCGCCCTGTCCTACAACATGCTGCTGGGCAACACCGGGCTGCTGTCATTCGGCCATGCCGTCTACTTCGGGCTCGGCGGTTACCTGGCCATGCACATGCTGCGCTATATCGAGGCGTCGGGCTTCGGCATGCCGCTGGAACTGCTGCCGCTGGTGGGGGCGGCCGGCGGGCTGTTCTTCGGCCTGATCTTCGGTTCGGTCTCCACCCGGCGTGCGGGCGTGGTCTTCGCCATGATCTCGCTTGGCATCGGCGAAATGGTCACCGCCAGTTCGCTCATGTTCACCGGGTTCTTCGGCGGCGAGGCCGGCCTGTTCGGCAACCGGGAAGCGCCAACGTCCCTGTTCGGCATCGACTACGGCCCCGGGCGCAACGTCTACTACCTGGTGGCGGCGTGGGTGCTGATCTCCGCGGTGCTGATGTTCCTGCTCCGGCAGACGCCCCTGGGATGGATGGCCAATGCCGTGCGGGACAACCCGGAGCGGGCCCAGTTCGTCGGCTACAGCCCGACCATGGTCCGCTTCGTCCAGTTCGTGCTGGCCGCCACGTTTGCCGGCCTGGCGGGCGGGCTGTTCGTGATTGTCGACGAGATCATCACCGACGAGACCGTGGGCATGATCCAGTCCGGCCTGGTGCTGCTGAGTGCCTACATCGGCGGTATCGGCTTCTTCCTGGGGCCGGTGGTGGGTGCGGTACTGGTGGTGTTCCTGGAGAGCGAGCTCTCGTCGGTCACCGATGCATGGCTGCTGTACTTCGGCCTGCTGTTCGTGGCCGTGGTCATGTTCGCGCCCCAGGGCCTGTTCGGCGTTGCCTACCAGCAGGTCATGAGCTGGCGTGCCGGTGAGTGGGCTCAGTCGCTGCATGCGCGGCTGTACGCCACGGGGACGATGCTGGTCTTCATCATCGCGCTGATTGCCGTGGTGGAAATGGCCTATCACGTGCTCCGGCACTGGAATCCGCAGGCGCCCATGCCCCTGTTCTTCTTCACCATCGATGCCACCAGCGTGGTGCCGTGGCTGATCGCATTCGCGGTCATGGCCGGCGCGCTGGCGGTGTTCTTCCTGCACGCCCGGCCCGTCCTGCGGCGCGCACTCGACTCCGGGGAGGGGGCGTAA
- a CDS encoding cob(I)yrinic acid a,c-diamide adenosyltransferase produces the protein MVKLTRIYTRTGDTGSTGLGDGSRVPKHGERVTAFGTVDEVNAVLGVARLHTDAPVAADLERIQNDLFDVGADLCTPEEDEPAFPPLRVSEQQVHWLEQRIDALNVDLPKLTSFVLPGGTASAAHLHHARTVARRAERDIAALADEESINPAALQYMNRLSDYFFVAARFVNADAGGDVLWVPGRNR, from the coding sequence ATGGTCAAACTGACACGCATCTACACGCGCACGGGGGATACTGGCAGCACCGGGCTCGGCGATGGCTCCCGGGTGCCCAAGCATGGCGAGCGGGTGACCGCCTTCGGCACGGTGGACGAGGTGAATGCCGTCCTCGGTGTTGCCCGGCTGCACACGGACGCACCGGTGGCCGCGGACCTGGAGCGTATCCAGAACGATCTCTTCGACGTGGGCGCGGACCTGTGCACGCCCGAAGAGGATGAGCCGGCGTTCCCGCCACTACGGGTGAGCGAACAGCAGGTGCACTGGCTGGAGCAGCGGATCGATGCCCTGAACGTCGACCTGCCGAAGCTCACCTCGTTCGTCCTGCCCGGGGGCACGGCGAGTGCCGCACATCTCCACCACGCCCGCACCGTGGCGCGTCGGGCGGAGCGGGATATCGCCGCGCTGGCGGACGAGGAGTCCATCAACCCCGCCGCCCTGCAGTACATGAATCGCCTGTCCGATTACTTCTTCGTTGCCGCCCGCTTCGTCAACGCCGACGCCGGGGGCGACGTGCTCTGGGTGCCCGGCCGCAACCGCTGA
- a CDS encoding branched-chain amino acid ABC transporter permease, with protein sequence MLETITFSLLNGLLYGMLLFMLSSGLTLIFGMMGVLNFAHASFYMLGAYFAYTMGLYTGFWVALFLAPIAVGLIGAAVERWGLRQVHQYGHVPELLFTFGLAYVVEELVRLFWGNTPMNYRVPDALNFPLFSLFGTNYPAFRVFVLAVAVAMFIGLYLLLKRTRAGLIIQASLSRPDMVSALGHNVPQVFMWVFAFGTGLAALGGVVGGIQLVTEPGMAFMMGPIVFVVVVVGGLGSIQGALIASILIGVLQTFALSVDWSLANLGMVFGYAVPPESFFATIWYMDSTRIAPILPYLLLVLMLIFRPRGLMGKRES encoded by the coding sequence ATGCTAGAAACAATCACGTTCTCCCTGCTCAACGGCCTGTTGTACGGCATGTTGCTGTTCATGCTGTCCAGCGGCCTCACGCTCATCTTCGGAATGATGGGTGTGCTCAACTTCGCCCACGCCAGCTTCTACATGCTGGGTGCCTATTTCGCCTACACCATGGGCCTCTACACCGGGTTCTGGGTGGCGCTGTTTCTCGCGCCGATCGCCGTTGGCCTGATCGGCGCCGCCGTGGAGCGCTGGGGCCTGCGGCAGGTTCACCAGTACGGCCACGTGCCGGAGCTGTTGTTCACGTTCGGCCTGGCCTACGTGGTGGAAGAGCTGGTGCGGCTGTTCTGGGGGAATACCCCCATGAACTACCGGGTACCGGACGCGCTGAATTTCCCCCTGTTCTCGTTGTTCGGCACCAACTATCCGGCCTTCCGTGTGTTCGTGCTGGCGGTGGCCGTGGCCATGTTCATCGGCCTGTACCTGCTGCTCAAGCGCACCCGGGCCGGGCTGATCATCCAGGCGTCGCTGTCGCGCCCCGACATGGTGTCGGCGCTGGGGCACAACGTCCCGCAGGTGTTCATGTGGGTGTTCGCCTTCGGTACCGGTCTTGCCGCGCTGGGCGGCGTGGTGGGCGGCATTCAGCTGGTCACCGAACCCGGCATGGCCTTCATGATGGGGCCGATCGTGTTCGTGGTGGTCGTGGTGGGGGGGCTGGGTTCCATCCAGGGGGCGTTGATCGCCTCCATCCTCATCGGCGTGCTGCAGACATTCGCGCTATCCGTGGACTGGTCGCTGGCCAATCTGGGCATGGTGTTCGGCTACGCCGTCCCGCCGGAGAGCTTCTTCGCCACCATCTGGTACATGGACTCGACGCGCATCGCGCCGATACTCCCGTACCTGTTGCTGGTGCTGATGCTGATCTTCCGTCCGCGCGGCCTGATGGGGAAACGTGAATCATGA
- a CDS encoding branched-chain amino acid ABC transporter substrate-binding protein, whose translation MTKPRRTTGLFAGLATAGAIALASLSTAQAEDPIRIAYIDPLSGPFANVGDAGLKHFRFAADRINDEGGINGRPVEIVPMDNNQSASESAQLVQRAADRGIDFVTQGNGSDVAGAIIETVNRNNRRNPDNKLLYLNYAAVDPSLTNERCSYWHFRFDADTTIKLEALTNYMMERDDIEKVYLLNQDYSHGHQIERRFEELAAEKMPNVEIVGKQLHPIGQVRDFSPYVSRIRQSGADSVVTGNWGNDLSLLAREAEDAGLDVNFYTYYAGGLGVPAAVGRAGIDRVAQITEWHANVNVDEGHDEYREWVDAFKERYPDIDWYYHRVYNLMYMLKAAVEEAGSTDAEAVAAALSGMEFESHTGTVTMREDDHQMLQPMYISIMDDDVEYDAENSGVGFRTLSRIEVEDATSTTSCEMNRP comes from the coding sequence ATGACGAAGCCACGCCGCACCACCGGCCTGTTTGCCGGTCTTGCCACCGCGGGTGCCATCGCGCTCGCGTCCCTGTCCACCGCGCAGGCCGAGGACCCGATCCGCATCGCCTACATCGATCCCCTGTCCGGGCCGTTCGCCAATGTCGGCGATGCCGGGCTGAAGCATTTCCGCTTCGCCGCGGACCGCATCAACGACGAGGGCGGGATCAACGGCAGGCCGGTCGAGATCGTGCCCATGGACAACAACCAGAGCGCGTCCGAGTCGGCGCAGCTGGTGCAGCGGGCGGCCGACCGCGGCATCGATTTCGTCACCCAGGGCAACGGCTCCGACGTGGCCGGCGCCATCATCGAGACGGTCAACCGCAATAACCGGCGCAACCCGGACAACAAGCTGCTCTATCTGAACTACGCGGCGGTGGACCCGTCCCTGACCAACGAGCGGTGCAGCTACTGGCATTTCCGCTTCGATGCCGACACCACCATCAAGCTCGAGGCGCTGACCAACTACATGATGGAGCGCGACGACATCGAGAAGGTGTACCTGCTCAACCAGGACTACTCCCACGGCCACCAGATCGAGAGGCGGTTCGAGGAGCTGGCCGCCGAGAAGATGCCGAACGTGGAGATCGTCGGCAAGCAGCTGCACCCGATCGGTCAGGTGCGTGACTTCTCGCCCTATGTCTCCCGAATCCGCCAGTCCGGCGCCGATTCCGTGGTGACCGGCAACTGGGGCAACGACCTCTCCCTGCTCGCGCGCGAGGCGGAAGACGCCGGCCTGGACGTGAACTTCTACACCTACTACGCGGGCGGGCTGGGTGTGCCGGCCGCCGTGGGCCGCGCCGGCATCGACCGGGTGGCGCAGATCACCGAGTGGCACGCCAACGTCAACGTGGACGAAGGGCACGACGAGTACCGGGAATGGGTGGATGCGTTCAAGGAGCGCTATCCGGACATCGACTGGTACTACCACCGCGTCTACAACCTGATGTACATGCTCAAGGCGGCCGTGGAAGAGGCGGGCAGCACCGACGCCGAAGCGGTTGCCGCGGCGCTGTCGGGCATGGAGTTCGAGTCCCACACCGGCACGGTCACCATGCGTGAGGACGATCACCAGATGCTGCAGCCCATGTACATCTCGATCATGGACGATGACGTCGAGTACGACGCCGAGAACTCGGGCGTTGGTTTCCGGACGCTCTCCCGGATCGAGGTGGAAGATGCCACCTCGACGACGTCCTGCGAGATGAATCGTCCCTGA
- a CDS encoding DUF1289 domain-containing protein — MSTASYPESPCVGLCQMDGQRRYCMGCGRTLNEIATWSRMSVDEKRAVLERVGDSGSGRDAHKAE, encoded by the coding sequence ATGTCCACCGCGTCATACCCGGAATCCCCATGTGTCGGGCTCTGCCAGATGGACGGGCAGCGGCGGTATTGCATGGGCTGTGGTCGCACCCTGAACGAGATTGCCACCTGGTCGCGCATGAGCGTTGACGAGAAGCGCGCCGTGCTTGAGCGTGTCGGAGACAGCGGTTCGGGGCGGGATGCGCACAAGGCGGAGTGA
- a CDS encoding ABC transporter ATP-binding protein translates to MSQETALALKGLTKNFGRAEIIRGVDLDITANERHVIIGPNGAGKSTLFNLISGRLEASSGAIELFGRNIDGLPPHRVNRLGLSRSFQVTNLFQNMTVMQNLRCALLWSEGHRYAFWKLVNSQQAVTERAEELMERLHLTAKRDVPASLLTYAEQRALEIGATIASGARVLLLDEPTAGMSRTEADDMVELIREITTDCTLVMVEHDLGVVFNLADRISVLVYGEVIASDTPEAVRANAAVQEAYLGTEVH, encoded by the coding sequence ATGAGCCAGGAGACAGCGCTGGCCCTCAAGGGGCTGACCAAGAACTTCGGCCGCGCGGAGATCATCCGCGGGGTTGATCTGGATATCACCGCGAACGAGCGGCACGTGATCATCGGCCCGAACGGCGCCGGCAAGTCCACGCTGTTCAACCTCATCAGCGGCCGGCTGGAGGCGTCCTCGGGCGCCATCGAGCTGTTCGGTCGCAACATCGACGGGTTGCCGCCGCACCGGGTGAACCGGCTCGGCCTCAGCCGGAGCTTCCAGGTCACCAACCTGTTCCAGAACATGACGGTCATGCAGAACCTCCGTTGTGCGCTGCTGTGGTCCGAGGGGCACCGCTACGCGTTCTGGAAGCTGGTCAACAGCCAGCAGGCAGTGACGGAGCGGGCCGAGGAGCTGATGGAGCGGCTGCACCTGACAGCCAAGCGGGACGTTCCCGCTTCCCTGCTCACCTATGCGGAACAGCGGGCGCTGGAGATCGGTGCGACCATCGCCTCCGGTGCCAGAGTGCTGCTGCTGGATGAGCCCACCGCCGGCATGAGCCGCACGGAGGCTGACGACATGGTGGAGCTGATCCGCGAGATCACCACCGACTGCACGCTGGTCATGGTGGAGCACGACCTTGGTGTGGTGTTCAACCTGGCCGACCGGATCTCCGTGCTGGTCTATGGCGAGGTCATCGCCAGTGATACCCCCGAAGCCGTGCGCGCCAATGCCGCGGTGCAGGAAGCCTATCTCGGAACGGAGGTGCACTGA
- a CDS encoding DUF2147 domain-containing protein → MPKKGLVLAVGLTLAAAATADEDVHGYWLSEEGTAQIELAPCDDDDTLTCGRIVWLDEPYDDDGELLRDTNNDDPELRDREVVGLRIVWDMARDDSRDRRWDGGRIYDPENGNTYRARMTLAEDGETLDLRGYVGIAAFGRTSTWTREASARTLD, encoded by the coding sequence ATGCCGAAAAAGGGACTGGTGCTGGCCGTCGGGTTGACTCTCGCCGCGGCCGCCACGGCGGACGAGGATGTTCACGGATACTGGCTGTCGGAGGAGGGCACGGCGCAGATCGAGCTCGCCCCCTGCGACGACGATGACACGCTCACCTGCGGGCGGATCGTCTGGCTGGATGAGCCCTACGACGATGACGGCGAGCTCCTGCGGGATACCAACAACGACGACCCGGAGCTGCGCGACCGCGAGGTCGTGGGCCTGCGCATCGTCTGGGACATGGCCCGGGACGACAGCCGGGACCGCCGCTGGGACGGTGGCCGCATCTATGACCCCGAGAACGGCAATACCTACCGGGCCCGCATGACTCTCGCCGAGGATGGCGAAACCCTGGATCTGCGGGGCTACGTGGGGATTGCGGCATTCGGGCGGACGAGTACCTGGACCCGGGAGGCGTCCGCCAGGACGCTGGACTGA
- a CDS encoding transglycosylase SLT domain-containing protein: MPRSLVLLFVSVLFLAQTAAASDRLDNQRDLFREAHERIGLGKSVDMDALRDQLQGYPLLPYLIYADLLSDTGNLTAEEVEAFLEDYGDLPLARGFRGQWLHELGAREEWETYQAFHRGGGSATLRCYGLQARRANDGIDEDWLREARGLWLVGHSQPSACDPVFSELYDRDALTPDQRWERITRAMYNGNASLARALRSRLEDDDQEWLDDWLRLNRDPAAALADPDFEVDSRRGRQLVRFGVRLLARSDRDTAAERLEDYVERGDLPREMALELQREIALRAAYSRDDNALELLDQLPEAAGNDTVREWQARIAVGQQDWPRVIDAVWDLPAEQREQAEWQYWRAHALWMTGAKERAEDLLEPLARTRNYYGFLAADALGRPYAMNEADLDHDAERQAALASRPEIQRARELREVGLITEARREWEAALAGADTDTRAQAAMLALGWGWYDRAIHNANQAGLHNALSLRFPVGFSDVLEPAAAAADVDPALVYAVARKESAFSPDARSRVGARGLLQVMPETGRRVADGLGVSDPGGVDLYEPATNARLGAVYLGQMIDRFDGNVILAAAAYNAGPERAARWLEDNPGQPAAVWIENITFGETRDYVKSVLAFRAVFDSQLRGEPRRLAGVMPVMPGEETAELVLGEEADGDS, from the coding sequence ATGCCCCGGAGCCTGGTTCTGTTGTTCGTGTCTGTCCTTTTCCTGGCACAGACGGCTGCTGCATCCGACCGGCTCGACAACCAGCGTGACCTTTTCCGGGAGGCCCATGAGCGTATCGGGCTCGGGAAGTCCGTGGACATGGACGCCCTCCGGGACCAGCTCCAGGGCTATCCGCTGCTGCCCTACCTGATCTACGCAGACCTGCTCAGCGATACCGGTAATCTGACGGCGGAGGAGGTGGAGGCGTTTCTCGAGGACTACGGCGACCTGCCGCTGGCGCGTGGTTTCCGCGGGCAGTGGCTGCACGAGCTTGGAGCGCGGGAGGAGTGGGAAACCTATCAGGCCTTCCACCGGGGAGGCGGCAGTGCCACCCTGCGCTGCTACGGCCTGCAGGCGCGCCGGGCGAATGACGGTATCGACGAAGACTGGCTGCGGGAAGCCCGCGGGCTCTGGCTGGTGGGGCATTCGCAGCCGTCGGCCTGCGACCCGGTGTTCAGCGAGCTCTACGATCGGGATGCGCTCACCCCTGACCAGCGCTGGGAGCGCATCACCCGCGCCATGTACAACGGCAACGCCAGCCTCGCCCGGGCACTGCGGTCCCGGCTGGAGGACGATGACCAGGAGTGGCTGGACGACTGGTTACGCCTCAACCGTGACCCGGCGGCCGCACTGGCCGATCCGGATTTCGAGGTGGACAGCCGCCGCGGGCGCCAGCTGGTGCGTTTCGGTGTGCGGTTGCTGGCGCGCAGCGACCGTGACACGGCGGCAGAGCGCCTTGAAGACTACGTGGAACGCGGGGATCTCCCGCGGGAGATGGCGCTGGAGCTGCAGCGCGAGATCGCCCTGCGAGCGGCCTACTCCCGTGACGACAACGCCCTGGAGCTGCTCGATCAGCTGCCGGAGGCCGCAGGTAACGACACCGTGCGCGAGTGGCAGGCGCGCATCGCCGTGGGGCAGCAGGACTGGCCGCGAGTGATCGACGCGGTGTGGGATCTGCCGGCGGAGCAGCGCGAACAGGCGGAGTGGCAGTACTGGCGTGCCCATGCCCTGTGGATGACCGGTGCCAAGGAGCGCGCGGAAGACTTGCTCGAACCGTTGGCCCGCACGCGCAACTATTACGGCTTCCTGGCCGCGGACGCGCTCGGGCGACCCTATGCCATGAACGAGGCGGATCTGGATCACGATGCCGAGCGCCAGGCGGCGCTGGCGAGCCGCCCTGAAATCCAGCGGGCGCGGGAGTTGCGGGAGGTCGGTCTGATCACGGAAGCGCGGCGGGAGTGGGAGGCCGCTCTCGCCGGTGCCGACACGGATACCCGGGCCCAGGCGGCCATGCTGGCGCTGGGATGGGGCTGGTACGATCGTGCCATTCACAACGCCAACCAGGCCGGGCTGCACAACGCCCTGTCCCTGCGCTTCCCGGTGGGATTCAGTGATGTGCTGGAGCCCGCCGCCGCGGCGGCCGATGTGGACCCGGCACTGGTCTACGCGGTGGCCCGCAAGGAGAGTGCGTTCTCCCCGGATGCCCGCTCCCGGGTGGGGGCACGGGGCCTGCTGCAGGTGATGCCCGAGACGGGCCGGCGGGTTGCCGATGGCCTCGGCGTGTCCGATCCCGGCGGCGTGGATCTCTACGAGCCCGCCACCAATGCACGCCTGGGGGCCGTCTATCTGGGGCAGATGATCGACCGCTTCGACGGCAACGTCATCCTTGCCGCGGCAGCCTACAACGCCGGCCCGGAGCGCGCTGCCCGCTGGCTGGAGGACAACCCCGGCCAACCCGCCGCCGTGTGGATCGAGAACATCACCTTTGGTGAAACCCGCGACTACGTCAAAAGCGTGCTCGCCTTCCGCGCCGTCTTCGACAGCCAGCTCCGCGGCGAGCCCCGGCGTCTGGCAGGGGTCATGCCGGTCATGCCCGGTGAAGAGACCGCGGAGCTGGTCCTCGGGGAGGAGGCCGACGGCGACAGCTGA
- a CDS encoding pyridoxal phosphate-dependent aminotransferase, giving the protein MSLIRKSHKLADVCYDIRGPVLEEAKRLEDEGHRILKLNIGNPAPFGLDAPDEILHDVIRNLPAAQGYSDAKGIFSARKAVMQHCQQRGITEVALEDIYLGNGVSELIVMAMQALLNNGDELLIPAPDYPLWTAAVSLSGGRPVHYLCDENNGWQPDLADMEAKITDRTRGIVVINPNNPTGAVYSEETLKQIVEMARRHDLVLFADEIYDKILYDGAKHYPLAKLAGETLCITFSGLSKSYRAAGFRSGWMFLSGGKEQAADYVEGLSILASMRLCANVPSQFAIQTALGGYQSIDDLVAPGGRLHEQRTLAWERVNAIPGVSCVEPTGALYLFPRLDPAVYPVEDDRQLVLDLLRQEHLLLVEGTAFNWPTPDHLRMVFLPHREDLEKALDKLERFLARLRKAA; this is encoded by the coding sequence GTGTCGTTGATCCGCAAATCCCACAAGCTCGCCGATGTCTGTTATGACATCCGCGGCCCCGTGCTTGAAGAGGCGAAGCGCCTGGAGGATGAGGGGCACCGCATCCTCAAGCTCAATATCGGTAATCCGGCGCCATTCGGCCTGGATGCGCCGGACGAGATTCTCCATGACGTGATCCGGAATCTCCCCGCAGCGCAGGGCTACTCCGATGCCAAGGGGATCTTCTCGGCACGCAAGGCCGTGATGCAGCACTGCCAGCAGCGCGGCATCACCGAGGTGGCGCTGGAGGACATCTACCTGGGCAACGGCGTCAGCGAGCTGATTGTCATGGCCATGCAGGCCCTGCTCAACAACGGCGACGAGCTGCTGATCCCCGCCCCGGACTACCCGCTGTGGACGGCCGCGGTCAGCCTCTCCGGCGGGCGCCCGGTGCATTACCTGTGCGACGAGAACAACGGCTGGCAGCCGGACCTCGCGGACATGGAGGCGAAGATCACCGATCGCACCCGCGGCATCGTGGTGATCAACCCGAACAACCCAACCGGTGCCGTCTACAGCGAGGAGACGCTGAAGCAGATCGTGGAAATGGCGCGTCGCCACGACCTGGTGCTGTTCGCGGACGAGATCTACGACAAGATTCTCTACGACGGGGCGAAGCACTACCCGCTGGCGAAGCTGGCGGGCGAGACCCTGTGCATTACCTTCAGCGGGCTCTCCAAGAGTTACCGCGCCGCCGGGTTCCGGTCCGGCTGGATGTTTCTCTCCGGCGGCAAGGAGCAGGCGGCGGACTACGTGGAGGGGCTGAGCATTCTCGCCTCCATGCGGCTGTGCGCCAACGTGCCCTCCCAGTTCGCCATACAGACGGCCCTGGGCGGTTACCAGAGCATTGACGACCTGGTGGCACCCGGCGGACGCCTGCACGAGCAGCGCACCCTGGCCTGGGAGCGCGTCAATGCCATTCCCGGTGTTTCCTGCGTGGAGCCAACCGGGGCCCTGTACCTGTTCCCGCGCCTGGACCCGGCTGTCTACCCGGTGGAGGACGACCGCCAGCTGGTGCTCGACCTGCTGCGGCAGGAGCACCTGCTGCTGGTGGAGGGGACGGCATTCAACTGGCCGACCCCCGATCACCTGCGCATGGTGTTCCTGCCCCATCGGGAGGACCTGGAGAAGGCGCTGGACAAACTGGAGCGGTTTCTGGCGCGCCTGCGCAAAGCTGCCTGA